The DNA window TAATTTCAACCGAAGAACACTTGAAGAAACAGCTTCCTGGTGGAATGTCAAGACACCGTGAGCGTCCCCGGCCAGTAGGATCACTCGCTTCCGGCGACCGGCTTCAGCTTCCGGGACGTATCCTCCGAATACGACGCCGCGAGTCTGCGACGGAAGATGAGGCACGCATGCCATGTGCGTGGCAGACTGGAACAAGCTAAGTAAGGCAGATACACTGATGCCTAAAACACGAACTGTTATTTATTGTGGTCAATTCGGCCACGGCAATCTGGCCCGGCTGGCGACCGATCGATAGAGTGAGCGAACGCCGATTCCAGTTACGTGCCTACCTTGCCGCGGCCGTCATCGTCGCGTTGGTTTCCCCTTTGAACAGGGCAAAGCAGCGGGGAAGGGAAATCAAGCACGTCGCCTGCACCTGCGGGCTGAGAGTGACGGCTCTTGTGGTCTTTTGCGCCTGGGAGGGAGCGTGTCTAGTGGCAGGGGAGCACGGGGCAATCTAGCCCAATCCCATCGCATCCATCCCGGGTGCACACGGTGACACGGCTAGGCTAGGCGCCCGCGGCGCCGTGGGTCCAGCGGTCGCTGCCCCGCCAGTAGCTAGTGGAGTCGATAGAGGGATCGGATGGCTGGTTGGCTTTGGGCTGGCTGAGCCTCCTCAGCGAgccccgcgcgcgcgtcgcACCGGTGGAAAAGAAAGTCGTGACGGCgaccgcacgcgcgcgcgcgcgagggagaCGGGGCGCAGCGCGTGGTCGTGGTTGGTGCGGTGCACGGGAGGGACGCGtccgcgcgggcggcgggggcggcaggTGCGGGTGGGGGCGCGCGGTCATCAGCGGCCGAGCCGCGGGCGCCGCAGCGCGTGGCGGTCGTATTCCGCGGCAAAGCTGGACTGGTAAATTGGTCCCTTCCGAGGAAACATTcagcgccgcctcgcccgctcgTAGTAGCTTCGATTTCGAGAGGAGTTGGAAGAATAGCTGGAACCATCTCCACCTTGCAAAATGCCGAACCACATGATTTTCACCGTATGAACCAGTCAGCACTCAAATCTCGCAGATATCTAACTCCGGACTTGAGCCTGATCCTAACGTAAGACTTGTCATGTTGCCATCCGTTTATCTCTGACAAAGTTAGCGTTTGTCACTAATATCTTTCTGATTGGTATGTCGTATGATGGGTCGTTTAATTTTTCGTTCCCCAATTGTCTACCCGTTGTACGTACGTGGCTGACTTTGTACTACAATATATCAAAAGAATTGCTGGCGTCGCATAACCGGATTTATGCCATAATTTAAGGTTTGAACCCAGGTTTTGTTTACCTCATTTGCCACGCCTCGTCAACTGGCGACGGGTACAGGACTACAGCGCGAAAAAGGAGGTGGGGAGATAGCGTTTTCTGTTCCCTGATTCCTCATCCATCTGCAGGGCGCACGTTTGCCGGGCTGCAGAATATCAATCCCTAGGACAAAAAGTACAACAGAAGTTAGACCTGCAAAGATAagatattttatatacatataacaATGTATCTAGCCACTCTACAATACGCCAATTAGCCGCCTAAATTTGTAATGTATTACGACGGATAAGCTTATCTTTGTGAGGAATTATTTGGATAATGGTTTTTTAGTATAGTAGTTCGGATAAGCTAGTAAAACTACATCGGCACCTTCATCCTAGTAGTAGATTAGAACTGAGGCCTCCATTATTACTGCAATCGCGGAATCAGAATCTTGATGAAAGAGAGTAAAGCAACAAAAAGCCATGCTCAAGAAGATGATAGATGTGTTGACTATTGCTTATGCGCCCCAACAGTTTATAAGTGCAGATTTTAGATGACTGGAGCCCGCACCAATTTCCATCCTGATCGGTTTTCTTCACTGGCAGTTCATGTTGATGGTGGAGAGTGCTATAGCAGATAGATATGGTCTTGGTAATACACAGTGATATTGTTTACTGGAGTATATGGTACTCTACTGTCATCCATTGAGGTGGAGCTTGGACAAAGGTAAAGAGCTACTATCACCAATACTCACATTAATTGTTGAGAGCTTGGAATCAAAGTACCACTGATGCACTTGCAGAGTATTGAAACATATCCAAAGTTGTTCGGTAAAGGGGCCGTTTTCCAAGGACTGccaattattttaaataatctCACAACATACCCATTTCTCTTTATAAGAAACCATCACTACCAGCAGAAACAGAGATATATTAAGATAAATCACTTCACTTATAAACCGTACATGTAGCCCTTGCTCTAGTCTAgatgctaaaaatatttatttggtactacatccgtcctaaTATAAGTGCAATTgtggttttcgtgtccaacgtatgactgtccgtcttatttgaaaaatttataaaaaaatttaaaaaaattagccacACAAAACACtcttcatgttttatcatataataacaataaaaatactaatcataaatatttatcaaataagacggaatgtcaaacgttggacacgaaaactcacaATTGCACTTATATTAGGACAGAGGTAGCACTTTCATAGTAGTAAGTGGTAAATGGTATACTACTAATTAGTACTCAAACAAAACatgcaaaccaaacaagccaaACTGGTGGAcgaaggccgtgtttagtttcaaagtttttctttaaacttccaattttttcatcacatcaaaacttttatacacacataaactttcaactttttcgtcacatcgatcgttccaattttaactaaacttctaattttggcatgaactaaacacagctgaAGAAAGATGAaggtcttctttttttttttacgttgcAAAATTTGCAATAAGCTACTACAACAGATAATGAAAATAAGTTCCATTTGgacagaagaaaagaaacatgtttagaaattttaaaacaactgaTCGTCAGCtcacatgtaaaaaaaagaagtctataatgaatttccaaaatgaGCAGCGATGTTCCTTTGTCTGCTCAGGAGATCAATTGTGTACCGGATAGCTAGCCAGTGACATAGAGCCACCTGATGTCTTGCTGAGTTCATTCTTGAATTCTTTAGATGCTGACTTCTCTACAAGGTATTTTATTATGAGCTGATCTACTTTGCCAATGTTTATTGACCAATAATAAATACCCATAACCAGTCAATGTCCATTCATATTATCTAAGAAAAGTCAATATACATCCACATTATTATAGGAAAATCCAGCGTGTACTTCACGCCGTTGACCATTTACATATATAATGTCCGATTGAGAAACATATAAACTGCAAGTAAGTCAAATAGTAAATTAGAAATAGTTCTGTGGTCTGATTCCTGAAAGTTGACAACTCCAATTTCTTATTAGTTAGTTTTGGTTGACTAATTGTATGAATTATAAAATGCAATCGTGTGGCAAATGGCatagttgtttcttttttcgcTGTTAAAACCTCTAGGTGTTCTGCCACCACTTCAAAGACTGTCATTCATGTAAAACTTTGCTGGCCGGTTTGTTAGAAAACCAAAATTTGTAATAGTTGACATGAGTAATGCTAATTTTCAGAATTTTGCAGTGTTGAAATAGGTAGACACCAGTCCGAGGATCTGTCTATATTAAAACAAAAGAAGGTCAACACTCTAAACTAGCCCACTATGACATTCCAGCCCACATGAGTATACAGCCCAGCCCATACCAACTTAGTACAAACTTAAATTTATCCATGGTCCagattggaataagttcactttgactctattaaaagtgacccgaatctaatccgtgaccttAAACCGCAAAAACAGATATCTTAACCTCTAAACtgttaaaaccagtgcaatttgactccctcggtagTTTTGGAtagcggttttgctgacgtggcgtctacgtggcatTGTTGACCTGGTCCGCTGTTGACGTGGTGCTTAGGTGGCATGTGGACCCATTCGTCATTCccacaaaataaaattttgtggggcccactgggGGTCtatcccttcctcctcctccgctctctctctccctcatcatTGAGCCAGGGCCAGTgttggcggcggcagaggcggagTGGCGGCAATGggtggagtggtggtggtggacgggcaaaggcgccggcgacgccgtgggAAAGGAGCCAGAGCTCGAGGGAGTCGTCGgtgtccctctctctcccccttaccactctttctctctcccacttcggcggcagaggcggagTGGCAGTGGCGGACGGGAGGGTGGaggcgccgacggcgccgggTGAGAGGAACAAGAGCTCGAGGGAGCCATCGAcgccccccttctctctctctctctcttcggcAGTGGAGGCAGAGTGGTGGCGGCGAACGGGAGGGTGGAGGCGCCGACGGTGCTAGGGGAGAGGAACAAGAGCTCGAGGGAGCCATcggcgtctctctctctctctctctctctctctctctctctctctctctctctctctctttcttcctctttggcGCCGGGGGCGGAGTGGCGACGGTAGACGGGAGGGTGGAGGTGCCGACGGCGCTTGGGGAGAGGAACAAGAGCTCGAGGGAGCCGTCGgcgtccctctctctctctccctcttcggTGGCGAAGAcagagtggcggcggcaggcgggagGGTGGAGGCGCCGACGGCGCTGGGGGAGAGCTGTCCTCCatccgcatcgccgccgcgagGAGCTGCGACCTCGTAGTCcaggcgtcggcgtcggtgctGCCATCCTCTCCCGCATCAGCTCTAGCccactgctgccgccgctgccgccgctgccgccgctccagcccacgctcgccgccggccgaaggggagagagagagagagaaagagacaagggaggaagaggggatgaagaagaaagagagaagatgacatgtggggcccacatgtcagtgggccgcacaattttttatgttgtgaatgacaaacgggtcccacatatatgttttttaattcaaatgcaaCCTAAGCGCCATGTGAACCCCACATACtaggtcaacactgccacgtcaatgaaaccgccctccaaaacagTCAAGGGAGTCATATTGCAccagtttcaatagttcgggttCGAGATATCTGTTTTTGCGATTTAGGgttatggattagattcgggtcacttcagggagtcaaagtggacttattccatccAGATTTGTAAGAACGTGATTGCCCATGGCTTTTCGCCCCTCTTCATCTACTACTTGTTAAGCTACTGAAAACTGAATGAACATGGCAAATCATGTTCTGAGATAGATAATAATGTAAGTGAAATTGTGCTGTTAAAATATTTCTGTTCTGTGCAATGTGACAAGATTTGTATGAACATGATTGCCCAGGCCTTTTCACCCCTTTCCATCCACTACTTGGTAAGCTACTGAAAACTGAATGAACATTGCAATTCATGTTCCGGGATAGATAATAATGCAAGTGAAATTGTGCTGTTAAAATATGTCTATTCTGTGCAAAGTGACAACTAAGTTATACAGGTGTTAAATCCAGTTTCACTCAGGTAGACACTAGCGAATTAAGTACAAGTGAACATCTAAATATTTCTCCCTCTACTTAGTATAACACCTGCTAAGCTAGCTGGCTAAGTGTGCGGCGGCAGCAAGGGAAAGCAACATGATTGTTTATTGAGATTAACAGTACTCTGCATGCATAAATTGGAGTGGATGAAAACTTTTATCTCGCATTACTTGCGTAACACAAGCCTGAATCTAAAACGAATCCACTTCGGATCGCTTCAGTCTGGATGCAGAAACCAAAACACAGAATAGTAAGTGGATCGCTTCAGTCTGGATGCAGAAACCAAAACACAGAATAGTTATAGAAACCGTAGCCTCGTGGTTCTGAAGCCAGAAACAACGGACTTTCAGGCTTGCGATTGCATTCAGATGCACGCCAATGAAATCTATATGAAGTGAACTACATTAATTCAGATCAGAACGGGGACACGAACCTTCGGGCTAGTGAACATCAAGCGAACTGCGTTGATTCAGATCAGAATAGGGCACATGAATCTTTGAAACTTCGTGATCGGTTCTGAACCCTTCGTCCCGGAAGCAGCTCGTGTTCACAAAAGGGGTTTTTCCCCCGAGATCGGAAGTACTACTGTGTCATGCAATCGTGGGTGATCCGCTCGTCGGCCACACTTCGGCCGAATCAAGTTGGGCCGTAGGCATGAAAGTGTAGAGACACTTTCGAGTTGGGACGGATTAGCCGGCCGGGGTCTAGGTGGTTATCGAGTTGGGCTTGATTAGCCCACCGTGGGGACGATGGTTTTGACCGAGGCGTTTGTGCTTCTGTGGAGGTAGCAGGTGGGCTGATGTCGTAGGTTCACGTGGGCGCGTGGTGTCCGCGTAATGTGCCGTgcgtcgcgccgtcgctcgaTTCGCTTGGGCTGATGTGCTCTGAGTGCTCCCGCTTGGGCAGGGCCGCGGCCATCGGCAAAAGTCTACTACTAACTACACCGTACAGGCAGCGGAATGATTTAAGGGATAAGGGAGGGACCTAAGTGAAAAAAGGCGGCAGTAGCGGTGAAAAAATGGCGACCAAAGTGCACGCCCGCCGCCTCTAGCGCCGACCGCCTCCCGTTCCCCTTCCCCACTCCGTCCCGGCAGCTACCTCCGCTTTCCACCACGCCGGCCGATCCGCCTCCCCAACCCTATCGCCGGCAGGCGCGCCACGCCAGGTTCCGGGCTCGGAGACACCGCACGCTCCGCCCGATGGGCACCCCcgggccggagctcgccgctcTCGCGATtcgccgcagcggcggccgccTGTTCGAGCGGTAGGGAGGGACTCGTCTCCCCGCCTCTCCTTGTCGTGGACTCGTGGTAGCGGGGGTGGGAGGAGCCAGAGAGGCTGGGGGCAGGGAGGGAGGATGCTGGGGTCGGGCCTGAATCTCGTCAGCGCGGCGCTCGGCTTCGGCATGACCGCCGCCTTTGTCGCGTTCGTCTGCGCGCGGTTCGTCTgctgccgcgcccgccgcgcggACGCTCGCGCGTCACGGCCACACCCCTCGCCGGTGGACTTCGACGCGGACTTCCCCTCGGATTTCGATCGCCCGGTATGTGGCACCTTGTTCTCCCTCAATAATAGTCTTCCGCTGCGATTTTAGTCCACAAACTGGAGTAGTAATTTGCTCGTGTTAACGGTATCACTGCTACCTGCAGTGGCATGGCACGTGCACAAAACGACTGGAGTATATCTGTTTTCATTTTCTGTGTTCATGGACAGTACTTTTCTACTTTCAAGCAGAAATACTTGTCATGTGTCATGCTCAATTTATGATGGCCTTACTGTGTAGTAAATCAAATGGGGAATAAGTACAGGCACTAGTAGTACACTAGCCTGCTTTACCTTGGGCGTGCAATGTTGTTAAAGTGGCTTTGGATTGCTTACTGGGGTTCCTTAAGAGATTCATTAAGAATTTGAGATGTTACCGTCTAATCTTTTTAATCATTTTAATATTGTTTATGGTTTTATGTTCCCTGTACAAATAACAATTTTATTTAAGCGACTAAAGGAGGAAGGCACATCAACACATGTATGCTAGACTTGTTTCTGAATTTCTCTTCTTTGTTGGTTTAAATTGGGTTATTCTCtcttttaaaatgaaaaaatgtGTTAGTCTTTTGGATCATTTcctatatatacaaaataagCTGAAAAATATCAATTCAATAATAATAGTATAATGTATTTTCACTGAAGTTCGTATAGCGCCAACTGCACAAAGCATCTTTCTTTCAGAGTTAGTGGTCTTGTAGTAGTTCCTCTTAGCTAGTACTACTACATATAAAACAGTGCATTGAATCTATAGTACTATGTTGAGCATTTGAGCTCATAtggaaattattagtgaataGATCAACTGAATCAATAGTCAACACGCCCTATAAATTCATTTTGGACTTGAAAGTAaatgcaagatttttttttattgttcagATAGAGCATTCCCGCAGTGGGTTGGAACCATTGGCTGTTGCTGCAATTCCTACAATGAAGTATAACTGTGAAGCTTTCCATTCGGAAGATGACACCCAGTAAGTACAATCGTCTCCATCTGAAGTAAATATTATTGAACTTCTTTATAGTGTGGTTCAATGCATATAATCTGCTTCTAACATGCTATTGTTAGAAAAACTATGGTTATTGAAAAATATTAGCACAATGAGTTAAAAGGTTTGTTAGACTTTGTGGAATTCATATCCTTGTGGAAATGTTGGAATTTAGATGTGCTTAATCGAAGCATATTTAATCAATATGTACAATGGGTAGAGATATTATAGATTATCAATCATACTTCTTGTTGATGAGATAACATAGGACAACACACCTGTAGCTTTTATCAGTTTTTTTGCAGTACCTTGGGCCTTCGCCACCAGTCCAGATTTAATAGGAACCAATTTGGCAGAGTTGAGTCTTTTCTCATTACGTTGTCAACCTGGGTTCAGTTTAGTCTTACTTCAAGTAAACTTTCTATCATTATCATCTCTGCTTGCAGCCATACCTCTTAAATTTATGATGcatccataatttttttttgtaatataTAGGATGTTTTGTTGTAACAGGTGCTCCATATGTTTAAGTGAATACAAGGAGAAGGACATTCTAAGAATTGTACCTATTTGTCATCATAACTTTCACCTTTACTGCTTAGATGCATGGTTGCTGAAGCAGACTACTTGCCCAATATGCCGGATCTCATTGAAAGAACTGCCTGATGGAAAATCGACCGTATCCTCTGCTCCTACCATGTCTCAACCCCCCACCCTCCCTGAGAGTTCTGTTAATCCAACATCTCATTTCCTCCCAGTTCATCAAGAACACAGAAGCCACCAGGATGGCCCAGATATGCCAGAATCTGTAGAGGTGGTTATTGAAATCCGACAGTGACTACGGCGGAATAGTGCAAGACAAGAATTTGCAGTTTAAATTCTTTGTACGCCCTTCATTGCATTGTTTGTCGcagtttcaaaatgtttgaagTCAAAATTATATGTGGTCCCTTTGCAAGTTGTAGACTAGAGAAGTCAGTCATACAATCCACATTATCATatgttctttttaatatatgttgtATATTGCAAGCTAAGTAAAAATACCGATAAGATCTACTGATATAGGAGTAGAGCTTATTTACTGTTGAGTCCCTAATTTTTTTATGAGTGAATTTCAGCAGGGACACCTCTTACCAAAGTTTTACTTTCGACTATTTAGGGTCACTTTGAATCGCCGGATTGAGAAaagtaggaataggaaaaaagtaggattttgataggaatgtaagtgtaaaacagaggattgcaggaattggatgagagaaatagactcaaaggaaagttacaagaggttgaagctcttgctaaatttccttcaaaatctctataggatgtccattccataggaatttcaaaagattggatatgattcaatcctttgttttaaagAGCTTTATGGAAAATATtcctataggattaaaatcctctaaaatttcaaTGTTTTTCCTCTAAATTAAAGGGGCCCTTAACACTTGTTTTCAAGCTTAGCCTGGGTATGCCATTGTGATCTAGTGGCGGAGCAATGCATTTTCAAGCTTAGCCTGGGTATGCCATTGTGATCTAGTGGCGGAGCAATGC is part of the Oryza glaberrima chromosome 4, OglaRS2, whole genome shotgun sequence genome and encodes:
- the LOC127769748 gene encoding RING-H2 finger protein ATL68-like, whose product is MLGSGLNLVSAALGFGMTAAFVAFVCARFVCCRARRADARASRPHPSPVDFDADFPSDFDRPIEHSRSGLEPLAVAAIPTMKYNCEAFHSEDDTQCSICLSEYKEKDILRIVPICHHNFHLYCLDAWLLKQTTCPICRISLKELPDGKSTVSSAPTMSQPPTLPESSVNPTSHFLPVHQEHRSHQDGPDMPESVEVVIEIRQ